The DNA window GTGGGAAGCCTGGCAATGTCAACAACGATGGAGATTCTATTAATAAGCCCGGCAACACTGGCAGTGGTCGCGGCCCTCCTGGACAAAGCAGAGGTGGCCACAATACCAAAGGATGTGGCGGCCCTCCTAGCAAAAGCGGAGGTGGCCCCGAGCGTAAAAGGGGATTCAACAATGGCAGCAATGGGAGCCCACAAATCCAACACAAGAAGGCCTGCAACATTGGCATTGGTGGCATCTCTGCTAGCAAATCATCGGAGGAGGCTAGCGATGCTGGCAGCAATGGCGGCCGTGATAGCAAATCAGAGGAGGCTAGCGATGCCGACAGCGGCAGCGGCCCTGATAGCCAAGCCGATGAGTCCGGAGACGACACCAGCAGCAGTGGTGGCGATTCTTCTAGCCAACCTGGAGAGGCCGGTGATGGTGACAGCAGCGGTGGCTCTGCTAGCCCACCCGGGGAGGCCGGTGACAACGGGGATCTTGATCTACGATGCCAGGGCCACGGTCGACCTCGGGTGGAGCTATTGGCCATACATGCTGATCTTCATGTCAAAGGCACGGAAATCGTCGTCTTTGACGGCAGACGAGGCCAGATCATCtataggaaggaggaaggagaagaggagacaGAACAGGTATACATATATTATGTCTTACTAATTTGtcaacttagggcctgtttggatcccttctctaaactttagagctctaaaaataTTACAGTATTTTAGCTCATTTTATAGGTATAAAGCTCTAATGTGAGGGGGCATTATTATCATTGTTTACTCCAAACAAATCTCAAACACCATATGGTCATTGACACTATTTCTTAGTGCTTCTTGTGAGTATTTGTATGCAGTAGTAAGATGATGCCTAGAGTATAGAAAATTAAAGGCAATTTGTTTTTGATCATTGCAAAAATTTTGCAGAAtttatcttttctttctttgtgtaTCTTGGGAGGATTAGAAATAGTAAGATGTCTACTATATGCATCTTTTTTACAACCATGCCATATTAATCAAGCAGTGCATGCATGTAGGGAATGGTCGAGTtggtactgactggaccctacaAAGGCATCTCAGCTTACGGGTGCTTCGCCATTAAAATCAACATCCCACCTGCCACTGCCAGTAGCAGCAGTGGCGATGCCGGTGGTCTCATCCAATGGGAATGGGACTGTTATGACCCCAAGTATGCCGCCCAAGTCGACCAACTACCCGTGAGCCATACCATCTGCGCTCCGGACATGCGCCCCGAGGTAGCTGAGGTCACCTACGTTGTGATGTCAGATGCCCTGGAGGCCACAGTGCAGGTCAGGCTGCGACTCAAAGATGGGCATAACACTGCTGGCATTGGTGGTGAGATCACTGCACGTATCGACGGCTTTGAAGACAAATACAGGAGCGTCCTCTTCAGGTGTGCAAAGGGGACGCGTCAGTGTTTCTCCCCTACCGATGACGACTCGTGGTTCCTTCTTGAGCTGGCGAGGAATGTGGTTGCAGTGCCATGCGGCAGTGCGCTTCAAATAGAGGTGAACCTCCAGATTGAAACTGGCGATGGCAAGAAAGTTGAATTGAATAATGTTCCTCTCCGCTTCGCCAATGGAATTAGTTCCAGTAAAACTGACGACGGCAATGAAGTGGAAGTGGAAGTCACCTGGTACCCGGAGGTAAACATTATATTGAAGACATTTTTTTATCATCTCTTATTCTTTTAACGAATACTAATAATCTTGTTGTCTACTGGATGATTATTATATACTACTAATCCACTGCAGATCGCACGGACAATAAGTCACCCTCCGGAGCAAATAATAACCAGCAAAGAGGCTCATCTGGAGAAAGCTATTACTGCTCCGTCGTCGTTAGAACAAATCATCAGTGGTACACAGGAGGTAAATTAAAGGAGGACTAGCTACTATAGTGCTTGCGCTAAACATTGAAGACAtttgttactccctccatcccaaattataagtcatcccaagaatcttggagagtgaaagcatctcaaatttgaccaaaatacaaagatttatgacatcaaataggtatactatgaaaatatatgtaacaaagaatctaatgatacttaactggtatcataaatgttattatcttattatataaatttggtcaaacttgagatattttgactctccaagattcttggaatgacttataatttggaaacgGTGGTAGTATCACTTTCCTTCTTTTAACTAAACTCTCGGGTAATGCATGCAGGCCAAAATGGTTTCAGGGCATCGAACTGTAGTGTACACCATCGGAGACGAACTATCGTTCACTGAATTTATAATGGCTCTCCGTGGCATCCTCGCTGACCATCCAGACCGCGAGGATATCTTTGATCGCCACCACAGTTCAATTCTCTCCTCCACCAGAGAACACCCAGTGCTCGCCAAGCAACGTGCTGAACAGCCGGCAAGGTGGATTCACGTCAAGCTGCAAGCAGGGAAGGGAGAGCAAACGATGTCGACAACCCTAATCATGCGGGATGACAACTTGTATGTCTGTGGCTTCATGAACCAGCAAGGAGATTCATTTGAGCTCATCGAGAACCTGGATAGATCTGCCGATATACTCCCAGTTGATGAATACAATCCCGAACGCCTAAGCTGGGGTGTTGGTTACAGATCCTTATTGGATTTCGACACTGAAGGTGGTCTTGTGAGAATACTGGCGCACGTGAATAGGGGCCAGGACTTTGCCATGGATGCCGTGCACGTGCTGTCATGCTTCCCAGCTTGGGTGGACGATCGTATTTCACCCAGGTTGGCACTAGCGGGGCTGATCCTCATCGTTTGCGAGTCTGCAAGGATGAATCCAATCTACAACTTCTTTACAAGCTCGTGGAGCAGGAGCACCACGGCATTTTCCGACAGGGAATTACCCCAGGATGTGATGTGTGATTACGTGTTGAATAAATATGGGAGGATGTCACACCAGCTGCTGGCATGGAAGAGTAGAAGATATGCCAACCCGCACCCCATTTCACTGCTACGAGACATTTACCTTGTGCTCAACTACCGTTTGAATCCACCTCATCAGGCCGGCGATgccgagagcagcagcagcttcaTGGCCCTTTTTTGGAATGCTGACGGCGCCAAGGACCGACCTCGGGTGGAGCTGTTGGCCATGCATGCGGACCTTGGGGTCCTTGGCACAACCGTAATAGTCTTCGACGGGAAACGAGGCCATATCATCTATAGGAAGCAGGAACAAGGAGAAAAGGTAGATGTATTAGATCATGTCTATTAATTAATCCCTTGTATCCATAATCTATATTAATCTTTTTTGCAtgaaagcaataatagattagattATTAATGAAGCAATGTGCATGGTTGTAGGGAAAAATGGTTGATTTGGTGCTCACAGGACCCTGCACAAGCATCTCGACATACGGGTGCTTTGCCATCAAAATTGACATCCCAGGACCCTACACAAGCactggcgatggcggcggcggcggttccaTCAAATGGGAATGGGACTGCTATGACCCAGAGTACGCCAGGGAAGTTGACAAAGGACCCATGACTCGGACCATAAGCTCTTTAGGCCCCGGCCGCAACGTTGAGATCACCTATGTGGTGATGTCCAACGCCCTGGAGGCCACAGTGCAGGTGAAGCTGCGGATGAAAGATGGGAACAGCCCTTGTAGCGTCTACGGTGTTATTACAGCTAGAATTGGTGATTTCTTCAAAGGCCAGAGCATCCTCTTCAGGCGTACAAAGGAGACGGCCCAGCATCTCTCTCCAATGACGGACTCGCCGCAGGGCGTCCTGTATCAGCTGGTGTGGTCCCTTGAGCTGGCCAGGAACGTGGTTGCGGTGCCATGTGGTGAATGGCTTCACATAGGGGTGGACCTGAGCATTGAAACTTCCAAGAACCAAGGGACTAGTATTAATCCTCCGCCTTTCACCTTCTACAACCACAGTAGCTGGTCGAGTCAACGTCTTGAAGTGGACGGGTATGAAGTTGAAGTGAACATCGCCTTGTACCCTTGTGATCTATATGACCAGGGACCATGGAAGGTAAACATTGAAAACATGACTGAGCACTCGTTGCTCAACACATTTCTTATGCTTTCCttatgttttgttttgtttttcgcTAATCATCAGATATGTCATATGTAGTCTTTTGCTTGATCACTACTACATATGTACTGCAGATGGATAGGATGTGGCAACCTGACATATCCTACATGGTTGGGAATGATGCAGAAGGATTCAGTACATTCATCATTGAGCTGCGTAGATTGGTGACCGACCACCCACACTGCAGGAATCTCGTGGCTGATCATCCAGATCTCTCATCCACAAGCAACAACAAAGTGCTCCGCAAAGTTCCTGACAATCACCGCATCCAACCAGAAAGTTTGTTTCACATCAAACTGGAAGCGGAAGCGGAGGGCGTGGAAGAAACGTCATCGATAATCTTAGTCATGCGGTGTGACAACTTGGACGTAATAGGATTCATCAACATGCAGGATCGAGCCTTCTGCTACGAGCCTGGCTCTCGTCGGGTGCTCCCAAGAGAATATAGTTCAAAAATTCTCGAGTGGGCGGGGTACTACGGAAGGGACAGGGATCAAATACTGGGCCCCACGAGGCTGGGCAAGACCTTCATGGCGGAAGCCGTGCGCGAGCTATCGCTCTTCACAGGTACTGATGATCATGGTTTCACATACTTCTACAGTAGTAAGGAAGCCAAGCGGTCACTGGTGGGCCTGGTGATCATGGTCTGCGATTCAGCGAGGATGGAACCTGTACGCGAAGCCATGGCAGGTGGCTGGGAGAACGGGACGGAACTTACCGAACAACTGAACAATTACGACAGCCAGAACTGGAAAGTAATATCAAGAGCACTGCTGGACTGGAGGGATCACGCCTACCAAGGATGGCCTGAAAACAGCACGCTAGAGTCCATGGGAATCACAAGTGCAGATGATGCACTAAAAGCTGTCTCCCTCGTGTTCAATGATCAGCATCGGATCTGCCCACCATACGATCTACAGTACCGAAAATAGTGGCTTTGCCAcggcctccatgtatgatatcacgagatcttgacaaatctcgtgattttcagacttggtttgttttttttagaatttaaaaaccattcggccacacgttcgtggtcgtgtttcctgaacaagatgttcgaaatttcttttcatttcctaggtaaggcctcacaccggactcaataacatgaatatcatttttctactcattttattctattatttgaatcacttgcaattcaaatttgacttataccaaaaaattccttgaaatacaataaattaattaaatatagcaaatagatccagaaatataccaaatcttaacatggagtaccacatgttgtatgtggacagTAGATAAAGTTTTAAGGCCAGAAGAGAAAAAAGCTTATTTATTTACCGAgtgcaaaaaaacactcggcaaaattatttctttgccgagtgctaaagaaaaacactcggcaaacttacttctttgccgagtgtcactaacggacactcgacaaactccTAATGGCCGGCACACTAACTGACGGATGTCCACATGGcggtttttttgccgagtgtctctgttttgccgagtgttttttcctaATTTGTCGAGTGGTcttttttcagcactcggcaaagatattggtatgccgagtgccattattttgccgagtgtggtttctgaagcactcggcaaacaacttttttaccgagtgttcgatggaatgcactcggcaaatcttttggcactcggcaaatctgctgTTTCCGGTAGTGCTAGACTTCGCCAAATTATAAACACATGTTATTTGTTGTATCCCTTTTAATTTGTTGTCACAAAATCATGTCGATCGGGCACTGGTTTAATTTCTTTGGATTGCAACCCATGACATATTGTCTAGCATGAGCACACCCTACCACCACGCATGCTACACTATTTGTTATGACCAAGTATAGGATTCTATCCATTTTGTTAGCTTCTATGAATTTTGTATTGAATATTCTAGTGTCTAAGTAAtctaaaataaaaaagttttagCTACAAAGTTTAACATCTGGTCAAGCACTACAACTTTAGTATAGAGCGTGACTACATCTGAGGTTCTTTCAaaagttaaaaaaataaaaatctgagaaattgAAATGTATATTTTAGACCCCTAAacaatctcaaataaaaaaattgtgaaccacaaaatGTTAGGTCTCATCGAGTCTCTAGAGTTTTGGTATAAAGTTCATCTTTTAACGATTTTGTTTGAAAAAGTTGTGTTTCCTATTGTGTAGCACCTATTTTCTAGGGGTGTTTTGGATCATCGACCACCCTTAGAATTGTTTATGTTTCCAGATGCGGTCCGTAACCCAAACTGCTCCAAGGAATCAAGTTCTAGGGCAGCCCGTTTCTAAAACCATATCTAGCGAGGGGGCAACAAAAAGACAACCGTTCCTGGACAACAACTTATTAAAATAGTTTATGTAGGAGTGATTTAGTCTATTCGCCTAAAAGAAATAGTGTAACCCTCAACGTGTAATGAAAACGTTTATGCTGCGGGTGTCCACGCGTCCTCTTGTCTTGTAATATAAACAAGCAGCGCATGCTTGTAGGGAATGGTTGACTTGGTGCTGACTGGACCCTGCACAAGTATCTCTGCGTCCGGATGCTTTGGCATCAAAATTGACGTCCCATCAGGAGCAGCTGCAGGTAGTACCAAAGATGATGCCGGTGGTTCCATCAAACGGGAATAGGATTGCTACGACCCCAACACTATCAAAATGGTAGAGTTCTCATAATATTTTTAAGTAGTAATAAAATAGTACCACTAGTTATAGCACATAGGAATCCTCACTAGGAGTCATGTGGTAGGGAATATTTATACTAAATGTTGAATGCTAAAAATCTAGGAGAACCTCACGTCACTAGGAGAAGTCGAATATTATGATTGTGCAAGTATGTTGAAGAAGTTGACAAACCACCTGTGACTCGGACCATAAGCTCTTCAGGCCCCAGCCGCAACGTTGAGGTCACGTATGCGGTGATGTCCAACGTCATGGAGGCCACAGTGCAGGTGAAGCTACGgacgaattttttattttttggtctttttttttgaaaaatattcacaaatagacccctggtggTTTGATTTTCGTCTATGGACCCTGACCTCGACGCCATAGCTTTTGGCGCCGAGGAAACACGTCTCGGCACCATGACCaatggcgccgaggtcttggcgAGGCGTCGGACGTGGCGGTGACCTGGCGCCGACGTGGGAAAggcctcggcgccgtagatcttggcgtcgagttGTTACCGTATAACTCTTGGTGTTTGAAATGAAACAAGTATAATTGTTCTGAAGAACATGTAACAACGCCATTGCGGTTCAGCTGTTTAGGACGCGCGTGACTTAGCTCAAAGGCCTGGGTTCGAACCGCAGCACTAAATCTTTTTTTGCTACATTTTTATAAGCAATAGAATAAGAAAAATTATTTCGAGAAACATGCTATATCTCGGTTGTAGTCTAGTTGGTTTGAGAAACAATAATATACTGGCCTCGTTGTGGGGGGTAATACCCCAGCGCCCTCAAgggaggcccagcccacaagacgaagccttgcggggcacgactctgctcggcgcctcccgcaagacatctggaagatatccagaagatactacgagatctgttaggatatgtatgatcccaagattcctgtaatcagttattactttccggttatctctcagatctaaccgacttgtaacactgctccctggactatataaggtgggcagggaccccctccaaactcatgcaatatcatacgatagctaatacaaatcaacagaccacatgagtagggtattatgtcatactgatggcctgaacttgtctaactcgtgtgtctctattgtcttcttgttcttgatcacacactTCTCAGCCGATCAAtataccttcgtgggatacccctcggaggactgccgatgatattctatcgacagttggcgtgccaggtaggggtgtgcgtgctgtttccttgtcgaacaagatggcttttttcgcaggctcttcgtctctcccgtagcctagccagatcttcacggtcggatcgatctcatggatcatcaacgctgacggagtcggagagctcctcgagccggtacAAATCaattctgcgccgatcaccctCACACCTAtgactgtagatccgatctcagaaccgcctccgaggtcgccttcatcgacgACTCgctgcccgcttcctcgctaccagagtaggtagatcaacaatgacaatctgatcgcatctatcaatcgggttggtctgaagctcgccgattgcctctccatcgctgaatcggctctggacactctggttcaacgCCGActaccctccgatccagatctatcggaggctgctcgggaaactccaggggctacggccctacccttcgggttcaccaacgccgccgccacttaccaagatgccctaaggggcaaatttgccGACCAGATTGGAGACATCCATCCTCTCGCCAGCTAGATCGTCGACCAGCTCACCGACCAGCTCCCGCCGGTTGTCAACATGCTGCATGTCGGCCGACATcccggagcatccctccaaactatcccaGAGGAGAATCCGGAGTCCGAGTCCCAGGGATCTACGAAAACCGTCGCCGAAACCACCACCGAACTACTTCTTCCACATCCATTCTGTggcggcgcaatcttcaacgtcagcgtcgatagcccccctcggaatggcgaaaccgaggaggaatgCACCGCCTGCGAGAACAGGAACGTCAACCGTGCGCAGTGCTGAGCAAACGAGATTGCTCTTGCGACGGCCGAGCAACAACTTGACTCggaaggaaggccactccaacgcaacctcgacgACGAGTTTGTTCGCGTTGATAGCCAcaacgtctacaagaccccaagcaccaatctggcggtggccgccaacgagctcaccCAGCTCTCACAGACACTagaggtcaccaaggtcaccGCAATGCTTAAAGCAGCGCAttgccaggtcaacgagatccgccaggatcaaaGACCTTCTTACTCCACCACTTTGATTTGCTGATCAGTCACCACAAGAACCAatcgccgcccaagtcgcttcacGGACCAGCACCACAAcgacaggcaacccctctagggcagATCTAGGGGCAACCGCgtcgaacatcaccgccaacgcgactaggaggtcgaccaggatgtccgagtacacctcaacaatctctgagctGCACGACGATGTATTGACGAAcgtcgctttggtcgccatgaagaagaagtacgccgccgCCAAGAGTACGAGCTAGAGTACCGTAACCCGACTCAGCTCTCTACCCACTCGCCGACGGCAATGCTGCAGACGATGGCGCTGACAACCCCGAGGGGCCcccagctttcacaagggcactccgaacacttcagtggccccgtggtttcaagatcact is part of the Miscanthus floridulus cultivar M001 chromosome 9, ASM1932011v1, whole genome shotgun sequence genome and encodes:
- the LOC136483532 gene encoding uncharacterized protein isoform X1; amino-acid sequence: MGDTPDQEMLDVGDGELQVGPGVPASRCSPAIGNLEICEAAANQEAPVKDVKMVEDQPPAELSYTVDDHRSSFTEFIKDLRVILADHQDREDICDCHVDPNISSSRKHPLLPKPRAEQPVRWIRIKLQLQVVEGEESSSSATLLMRDDNVDVIGFINQSGVCYDFADPKRSARRILPQEYKPVLLGWGNSYKSILGVRKEEEVMDRLTSANLGKTFATHAVRLLSRYPHKVDGIEMTPMLALVGLKFMVSESARMNPVRDAIARGWDTGTGFTKQLMIDYVWKYVEMSRRLRHWKRGNYVERRPDSELRDIYLVLNVHAELVYTIGDEISFISFMTDLRRKLAEHPDSEDILGGHKDPNLSETGDHPVLAKQRADEQPARWIHVTLQAVEGEETSWTTLFMRDDNVYVLGFMNQQGDSFQLLDDNRNAATNILLPITNGRDPELSRWGVSYMSMLGAKSNDHAVHKLEAAHLGRDFAKNAVRVLSSHPNPVAGIDLRPRVALAGLIVMVCESARMNPPHDSFSRGWSTGTGFAKQLMTENVWEHGKMSSKLMAWKTRGYASNVSTQNWQPHPIMELQTLYLVLNNTHTSDQAKKEEKKKNQRGKPGNVNNDGDSINKPGNTGSGRGPPGQSRGGHNTKGCGGPPSKSGGGPERKRGFNNGSNGSPQIQHKKACNIGIGGISASKSSEEASDAGSNGGRDSKSEEASDADSGSGPDSQADESGDDTSSSGGDSSSQPGEAGDGDSSGGSASPPGEAGDNGDLDLRCQGHGRPRVELLAIHADLHVKGTEIVVFDGRRGQIIYRKEEGEEETEQGMVELVLTGPYKGISAYGCFAIKINIPPATASSSSGDAGGLIQWEWDCYDPKYAAQVDQLPVSHTICAPDMRPEVAEVTYVVMSDALEATVQVRLRLKDGHNTAGIGGEITARIDGFEDKYRSVLFRCAKGTRQCFSPTDDDSWFLLELARNVVAVPCGSALQIEVNLQIETGDGKKVELNNVPLRFANGISSSKTDDGNEVEVEVTWYPEIARTISHPPEQIITSKEAHLEKAITAPSSLEQIISGTQEAKMVSGHRTVVYTIGDELSFTEFIMALRGILADHPDREDIFDRHHSSILSSTREHPVLAKQRAEQPARWIHVKLQAGKGEQTMSTTLIMRDDNLYVCGFMNQQGDSFELIENLDRSADILPVDEYNPERLSWGVGYRSLLDFDTEGGLVRILAHVNRGQDFAMDAVHVLSCFPAWVDDRISPRLALAGLILIVCESARMNPIYNFFTSSWSRSTTAFSDRELPQDVMCDYVLNKYGRMSHQLLAWKSRRYANPHPISLLRDIYLVLNYRLNPPHQAGDAESSSSFMALFWNADGAKDRPRVELLAMHADLGVLGTTVIVFDGKRGHIIYRKQEQGEKGKMVDLVLTGPCTSISTYGCFAIKIDIPGPYTSTGDGGGGGSIKWEWDCYDPEYAREVDKGPMTRTISSLGPGRNVEITYVVMSNALEATVQVKLRMKDGNSPCSVYGVITARIGDFFKGQSILFRRTKETAQHLSPMTDSPQGVLYQLVWSLELARNVVAVPCGEWLHIGVDLSIETSKNQGTSINPPPFTFYNHSSWSSQRLEVDGYEVEVNIALYPCDLYDQGPWKMDRMWQPDISYMVGNDAEGFSTFIIELRRLVTDHPHCRNLVADHPDLSSTSNNKVLRKVPDNHRIQPESLFHIKLEAEAEGVEETSSIILVMRCDNLDVIGFINMQDRAFCYEPGSRRVLPREYSSKILEWAGYYGRDRDQILGPTRLGKTFMAEAVRELSLFTGTDDHGFTYFYSSKEAKRSLVGLVIMVCDSARMEPVREAMAGGWENGTELTEQLNNYDSQNWKVISRALLDWRDHAYQGWPENSTLESMGITSADDALKAVSLVFNDQHRICPPYDLQYRK
- the LOC136483532 gene encoding uncharacterized protein isoform X2; translated protein: MTDLRRKLAEHPDSEDILGGHKDPNLSETGDHPVLAKQRADEQPARWIHVTLQAVEGEETSWTTLFMRDDNVYVLGFMNQQGDSFQLLDDNRNAATNILLPITNGRDPELSRWGVSYMSMLGAKSNDHAVHKLEAAHLGRDFAKNAVRVLSSHPNPVAGIDLRPRVALAGLIVMVCESARMNPPHDSFSRGWSTGTGFAKQLMTENVWEHGKMSSKLMAWKTRGYASNVSTQNWQPHPIMELQTLYLVLNNTHTSDQAKKEEKKKNQRGKPGNVNNDGDSINKPGNTGSGRGPPGQSRGGHNTKGCGGPPSKSGGGPERKRGFNNGSNGSPQIQHKKACNIGIGGISASKSSEEASDAGSNGGRDSKSEEASDADSGSGPDSQADESGDDTSSSGGDSSSQPGEAGDGDSSGGSASPPGEAGDNGDLDLRCQGHGRPRVELLAIHADLHVKGTEIVVFDGRRGQIIYRKEEGEEETEQGMVELVLTGPYKGISAYGCFAIKINIPPATASSSSGDAGGLIQWEWDCYDPKYAAQVDQLPVSHTICAPDMRPEVAEVTYVVMSDALEATVQVRLRLKDGHNTAGIGGEITARIDGFEDKYRSVLFRCAKGTRQCFSPTDDDSWFLLELARNVVAVPCGSALQIEVNLQIETGDGKKVELNNVPLRFANGISSSKTDDGNEVEVEVTWYPEIARTISHPPEQIITSKEAHLEKAITAPSSLEQIISGTQEAKMVSGHRTVVYTIGDELSFTEFIMALRGILADHPDREDIFDRHHSSILSSTREHPVLAKQRAEQPARWIHVKLQAGKGEQTMSTTLIMRDDNLYVCGFMNQQGDSFELIENLDRSADILPVDEYNPERLSWGVGYRSLLDFDTEGGLVRILAHVNRGQDFAMDAVHVLSCFPAWVDDRISPRLALAGLILIVCESARMNPIYNFFTSSWSRSTTAFSDRELPQDVMCDYVLNKYGRMSHQLLAWKSRRYANPHPISLLRDIYLVLNYRLNPPHQAGDAESSSSFMALFWNADGAKDRPRVELLAMHADLGVLGTTVIVFDGKRGHIIYRKQEQGEKGKMVDLVLTGPCTSISTYGCFAIKIDIPGPYTSTGDGGGGGSIKWEWDCYDPEYAREVDKGPMTRTISSLGPGRNVEITYVVMSNALEATVQVKLRMKDGNSPCSVYGVITARIGDFFKGQSILFRRTKETAQHLSPMTDSPQGVLYQLVWSLELARNVVAVPCGEWLHIGVDLSIETSKNQGTSINPPPFTFYNHSSWSSQRLEVDGYEVEVNIALYPCDLYDQGPWKMDRMWQPDISYMVGNDAEGFSTFIIELRRLVTDHPHCRNLVADHPDLSSTSNNKVLRKVPDNHRIQPESLFHIKLEAEAEGVEETSSIILVMRCDNLDVIGFINMQDRAFCYEPGSRRVLPREYSSKILEWAGYYGRDRDQILGPTRLGKTFMAEAVRELSLFTGTDDHGFTYFYSSKEAKRSLVGLVIMVCDSARMEPVREAMAGGWENGTELTEQLNNYDSQNWKVISRALLDWRDHAYQGWPENSTLESMGITSADDALKAVSLVFNDQHRICPPYDLQYRK